A genomic segment from Chitinophaga niabensis encodes:
- the ruvA gene encoding Holliday junction branch migration protein RuvA has translation MIAYLNGKLAYKSPTLLHLDVNGVGYEVQISLHTWSQIQHLEVCKLLTFVHIKEDAHTMYGFFDDAERSMFLQLIGVSGIGASTARMMLSSLHPEDIQRAILMENEKMLEGVKGIGAKTAKRLILELKDKMKKHGKEDVLHLSVTSHNTIQDDALNALVTLGIARNMAEQAVQRVLKAEPQLNELEVLIKKSLKSL, from the coding sequence ATGATTGCATATTTAAACGGCAAACTGGCTTATAAATCGCCCACCCTCCTGCATCTGGATGTTAATGGGGTGGGGTACGAAGTTCAGATCAGCCTGCACACCTGGTCACAGATCCAGCATTTGGAAGTCTGCAAACTACTCACTTTCGTACATATCAAGGAAGACGCCCACACCATGTACGGCTTTTTTGACGATGCGGAACGCAGTATGTTCCTCCAATTGATCGGCGTTTCCGGCATTGGGGCCAGCACCGCCAGGATGATGCTCAGTTCCCTCCATCCGGAAGACATTCAGCGGGCCATCCTCATGGAAAATGAGAAAATGCTGGAAGGAGTGAAAGGAATAGGCGCTAAAACGGCCAAGCGCCTCATTCTTGAACTGAAAGACAAAATGAAGAAACATGGTAAAGAGGATGTATTACATTTATCTGTAACTTCTCACAATACAATACAGGATGACGCGTTAAATGCTTTGGTAACCTTGGGTATTGCCCGTAATATGGCTGAGCAGGCAGTACAGAGGGTACTGAAAGCAGAGCCTCAATTAAATGAATTGGAGGTACTTATAAAGAAATCCCTCAAAAGTTTATAA
- a CDS encoding beta-ketoacyl-ACP synthase III, with protein MSKITAAITAVGGYVPDYVLSNQELEKLVETTDEWITTRTGIKERRILKGEGKGTSELCVPVALEICKKRGISPLEIDLLIVATVTPDMVFPATANVVTDKIGAKNAFGFDISAACSGFLYALDTGAKFIESGRYQKVMIIGADKMSSIIDYTDRATCIIFGDGAGGVLLEANTEGYGVIDSILKSDGHGREFLNMKAGGSNRPATLETVAAREHYVFQEGKTVFKYAVANMSDAARGVMERNHLTADDIAWLVPHQANLRIINATASAMGLPEEKIMINIQRYGNTTAGTIPLCLWDWESKLKKGDNLVLAAFGGGFTWGACYVKWAYDSKN; from the coding sequence ATGAGCAAAATAACGGCCGCCATCACGGCGGTGGGTGGGTATGTTCCCGACTATGTACTGTCTAACCAGGAATTAGAGAAATTAGTAGAAACAACAGACGAATGGATCACCACCCGAACCGGCATCAAAGAAAGGAGGATACTGAAGGGCGAAGGGAAAGGAACTTCTGAGTTATGCGTACCCGTGGCCCTGGAAATTTGCAAAAAAAGAGGCATCAGCCCGTTGGAGATAGACCTGCTGATAGTGGCAACAGTAACGCCGGACATGGTGTTTCCTGCTACCGCCAACGTGGTAACGGATAAGATCGGCGCGAAAAATGCATTTGGGTTTGATATCAGCGCAGCCTGCTCCGGCTTCCTGTATGCACTGGATACCGGTGCAAAGTTCATTGAAAGCGGGCGTTATCAAAAAGTAATGATCATCGGAGCAGATAAAATGAGCTCCATCATCGACTATACAGACAGGGCAACCTGCATCATCTTTGGCGACGGCGCCGGCGGCGTATTGCTGGAAGCTAACACGGAAGGTTATGGGGTAATAGACAGCATCCTGAAAAGCGATGGCCATGGCCGTGAGTTCCTGAACATGAAAGCCGGAGGTTCCAACCGCCCTGCCACCCTTGAAACCGTAGCTGCCCGTGAGCACTATGTATTCCAGGAAGGTAAAACGGTTTTCAAATATGCGGTGGCAAACATGTCTGACGCTGCCCGCGGCGTAATGGAACGCAACCACCTTACCGCAGATGACATTGCCTGGCTGGTACCACACCAGGCCAATCTCCGGATCATTAACGCCACTGCCAGCGCAATGGGCTTACCGGAAGAAAAGATCATGATCAATATCCAGCGTTATGGCAATACCACAGCCGGTACTATTCCTTTATGCCTCTGGGATTGGGAAAGCAAGCTGAAAAAGGGAGATAACCTGGTCCTGGCTGCCTTTGGGGGTGGTTTTACCTGGGGAGCCTGTTACGTGAAATGGGCTTACGATTCCAAGAATTAA
- a CDS encoding NUDIX hydrolase yields MPYESAPRHLVAVDCIIFGFEDGKLKLLIIKRKVAPMEGAWSMVGGFVQEGESTNEAATRVLQQTTGIQDIYMDQLMCYGDVERDSGARVISVAYYALIRISEHDRILANQHGAHWLSLHQIPELIFDHTQMLNDALARLRDKAHFHPIGFELLPEKFSLPQLRNLYEEIYQRPLDKRNFRKKILAMDILEKLDEKDKSTSKKGAHLYRFDKKKYNALTQHGLVFEI; encoded by the coding sequence ATGCCATACGAAAGCGCTCCCAGACATTTAGTTGCGGTAGATTGCATCATCTTTGGTTTTGAGGACGGAAAACTGAAATTGCTCATTATCAAAAGAAAAGTGGCTCCTATGGAGGGGGCATGGTCTATGGTAGGCGGTTTTGTGCAGGAAGGAGAAAGTACCAATGAGGCTGCTACCCGTGTATTGCAACAAACAACCGGCATCCAGGATATCTATATGGACCAGTTAATGTGTTATGGCGATGTGGAAAGGGATTCCGGGGCAAGGGTAATATCAGTTGCCTATTATGCCCTGATCCGTATCAGTGAGCACGACCGTATCCTGGCCAATCAACATGGCGCGCACTGGTTATCCCTTCACCAGATCCCTGAACTGATCTTTGACCATACACAAATGCTGAACGATGCCCTGGCCCGTTTGAGGGACAAGGCCCATTTCCACCCCATCGGCTTTGAGCTGCTGCCAGAGAAGTTTTCCCTGCCGCAACTGAGAAATTTATATGAAGAAATATACCAGCGTCCATTAGATAAACGTAACTTCAGGAAGAAGATATTAGCGATGGATATATTGGAAAAACTGGACGAAAAAGATAAGAGCACTTCTAAAAAGGGAGCACACCTTTACCGGTTCGACAAAAAGAAGTATAACGCCCTGACGCAGCATGGGCTGGTTTTTGAGATTTAA
- a CDS encoding DinB family protein has translation MKDLLLRYAMYNIWANQRIIVLLNGLTEEQLDKDLGSSFSSMRKTIYHIWDSESVWYQRLHLAASVILPAKDFSGSWEEFVQLFSRQSELLKDFIATASDAKLAHTIEYHHAVRGICKSAVEHVILSAFNHSTYHRGQLVTMLRQTGVTKIPQTDFIEYTRIKK, from the coding sequence ATGAAGGATCTCCTACTAAGGTATGCGATGTATAATATCTGGGCTAACCAGCGGATCATCGTTTTACTGAATGGTTTAACGGAAGAGCAGCTGGACAAAGATCTTGGCAGCAGTTTCTCTTCCATGAGAAAAACCATTTATCATATATGGGATTCGGAAAGTGTCTGGTATCAGCGGTTGCACCTGGCAGCGTCCGTTATTTTGCCAGCAAAGGATTTTTCCGGGAGCTGGGAGGAATTTGTGCAGCTGTTCTCCCGGCAAAGCGAGTTGCTGAAAGATTTTATAGCAACGGCTTCGGATGCCAAGCTGGCACATACCATTGAATATCATCATGCGGTGAGGGGAATTTGTAAATCGGCGGTGGAACATGTGATCCTGTCCGCATTCAATCATTCCACCTATCACCGTGGCCAGCTGGTTACCATGCTGCGCCAGACGGGCGTTACAAAAATACCGCAGACGGATTTTATAGAATATACAAGGATCAAAAAATAA
- a CDS encoding trans-sulfuration enzyme family protein, translating into MKQAPLTGFSSVCVHAGHEQDPQYAHLTPIYASSTYVYDSAEQGMHRFSGKEDGYIYTRWDSPNFREAEEKIAALEGFGLSLPLKAKLHASGMGALSTLFFSNLTAGDKVISHYSLYGGTDEMLRKTLPPLGIETIFIDMQDLNKTEEIIKADPSIKMMYLETPANPTLKCVDLEALCGLAQQYKLISAVDNTFATPYLQQPFAYGTDYVFHSTTKFLNGHGTAIGGVLVGKDIEMMRGPVEKMARMLGANSNPFDSFLLTQGIKTLEVRMERHCHNAMEVAGFLDGHPAVARVNYLGLADHPDFMIASRQMKHAGAMLSFELKDGLEAGKRFIDRLQMCLRAVSLGTCDTLICHPASMTHYSVPKELREKYDITDGLIRVSVGIESVTDILNDIEQALA; encoded by the coding sequence ATGAAACAAGCTCCGCTTACCGGTTTCAGTTCAGTATGCGTTCATGCCGGGCATGAACAGGACCCGCAATATGCCCATCTTACACCCATATATGCTTCATCCACTTATGTATATGATTCTGCAGAACAGGGCATGCATCGGTTCAGCGGAAAAGAAGATGGTTATATCTACACACGCTGGGACAGTCCTAATTTCCGGGAAGCGGAAGAAAAGATTGCTGCACTGGAGGGTTTCGGGCTTTCGCTGCCATTGAAGGCAAAACTCCATGCATCCGGTATGGGCGCGCTTTCCACCTTGTTCTTTTCGAACCTTACCGCAGGGGATAAAGTGATCTCCCATTATTCATTGTACGGCGGTACTGACGAAATGTTACGGAAAACCTTGCCGCCATTGGGTATTGAAACCATCTTCATAGATATGCAGGACCTCAATAAAACGGAAGAGATCATCAAAGCAGATCCTTCCATTAAGATGATGTACCTGGAAACGCCCGCCAATCCTACGTTGAAGTGTGTAGACCTGGAAGCATTGTGCGGGCTTGCGCAGCAATACAAACTGATCAGCGCGGTAGACAATACTTTCGCTACCCCCTACCTGCAACAGCCCTTTGCTTATGGAACAGATTATGTGTTCCATTCCACCACCAAGTTCCTAAATGGCCATGGTACTGCCATTGGCGGCGTATTGGTAGGAAAGGATATTGAAATGATGAGAGGGCCGGTAGAAAAAATGGCCCGTATGCTGGGTGCCAATAGTAATCCTTTTGATTCTTTCCTGCTCACGCAGGGTATCAAAACGCTGGAAGTACGTATGGAACGTCATTGCCACAATGCTATGGAAGTAGCTGGTTTCCTGGATGGGCATCCGGCAGTGGCGAGGGTAAATTACCTGGGGCTGGCAGATCATCCTGATTTTATGATCGCTTCCCGCCAGATGAAACATGCCGGCGCTATGCTGAGCTTTGAGCTGAAAGACGGGCTGGAAGCAGGTAAACGTTTCATAGACCGTTTGCAGATGTGCCTGCGTGCAGTATCCCTGGGTACTTGCGATACCCTAATCTGCCATCCAGCATCTATGACACATTACAGCGTACCAAAAGAACTGAGGGAGAAATATGATATCACGGATGGTCTGATCCGTGTGAGTGTTGGCATTGAGTCAGTAACAGATATCTTAAACGACATAGAACAGGCATTAGCATGA
- a CDS encoding GNAT family N-acetyltransferase: MSIVIRKAERTDCVRMMELVRELALYEKAPQEVTVTQEHFEASGFGPNPVWWAFVAEVDGVVQGIALYYIRYSTWKGCRMFLEDLVVSENARGKGLGKLLFDRLIEEAKEKHFSGMVWQVLEWNEPAINFYKKYHAKFDPEWWNGSIEFTVSQK; the protein is encoded by the coding sequence ATGAGTATAGTTATCAGAAAAGCAGAAAGAACAGATTGTGTAAGGATGATGGAACTGGTGCGGGAATTGGCTTTATATGAAAAAGCGCCGCAGGAAGTAACGGTTACGCAGGAACATTTTGAAGCAAGTGGATTTGGCCCAAACCCGGTTTGGTGGGCATTTGTAGCAGAAGTAGATGGCGTGGTGCAAGGTATTGCATTATACTATATCCGTTATTCCACCTGGAAAGGATGCCGCATGTTCCTGGAAGACCTGGTTGTGTCTGAAAACGCCAGGGGTAAGGGATTGGGCAAACTATTGTTTGACAGGCTGATAGAAGAAGCGAAAGAAAAGCACTTCTCAGGGATGGTATGGCAGGTATTGGAATGGAACGAACCTGCTATCAATTTCTATAAAAAATACCATGCGAAGTTTGATCCGGAATGGTGGAATGGCAGCATTGAGTTTACTGTTTCTCAAAAATAA
- the fabD gene encoding ACP S-malonyltransferase, with product MKHAYVFPGQGSQFQGMGKSFYDNNPKAKSLFEKANEILGFRISDIMFTGTDEDLKQTKVTQPAVFLHSVIGFLCLDNPTPAMTAGHSLGEFSALVANGTLAFEDALRLVAIRANAMQKACEATPSTMAVVLGLEDAKVEEVCATITDDVVVPANYNCPGQLVISGTVPAVERAMELMKAAGAKRAMLLPVGGAFHSPLMAPAQAELQDAIEKMTFNTPTCPVYQNVVAKAVSDPAEIKKNLISQLTGAVRWTQCVQAMIADGAQRFTEVGPGKVLQGLIAKIDKTAVADGISTGLEDAVAK from the coding sequence ATGAAACACGCTTACGTTTTTCCAGGCCAGGGTTCCCAGTTCCAGGGAATGGGCAAAAGTTTTTACGACAATAATCCCAAAGCGAAATCTTTGTTCGAGAAAGCCAATGAAATTCTGGGCTTCCGCATTTCTGATATTATGTTTACCGGAACAGACGAGGACCTTAAACAGACCAAGGTAACGCAGCCCGCTGTGTTCCTGCATTCTGTGATCGGCTTCCTTTGCCTGGATAATCCAACGCCCGCTATGACTGCCGGCCATTCCCTGGGAGAATTTTCTGCCCTGGTGGCCAATGGCACCCTGGCCTTTGAAGATGCACTGCGCCTGGTAGCCATCCGTGCCAATGCCATGCAAAAAGCCTGTGAGGCTACGCCAAGCACTATGGCGGTTGTATTAGGACTGGAAGATGCAAAAGTAGAAGAGGTTTGCGCTACTATTACAGATGATGTGGTAGTGCCGGCCAACTATAATTGCCCGGGCCAGCTGGTGATCTCCGGAACAGTTCCTGCAGTGGAACGTGCCATGGAACTTATGAAAGCAGCAGGTGCCAAAAGGGCTATGTTGTTACCTGTGGGCGGGGCTTTCCATTCTCCCCTGATGGCTCCTGCCCAGGCAGAGTTACAAGACGCAATCGAAAAAATGACCTTTAATACACCAACCTGCCCTGTTTACCAGAATGTGGTGGCAAAAGCAGTGTCTGATCCGGCAGAGATCAAAAAGAACCTGATCAGCCAGCTTACTGGCGCCGTTCGCTGGACGCAATGTGTGCAGGCGATGATTGCAGATGGCGCTCAACGTTTTACAGAGGTTGGTCCTGGTAAAGTATTGCAGGGACTGATCGCTAAGATCGATAAAACAGCTGTAGCAGATGGCATTTCCACAGGTCTGGAAGACGCCGTGGCGAAATAA
- the folE gene encoding GTP cyclohydrolase I FolE produces MAYKKEESFDEKVTAGLIENYRGAIELLGEDPEREGLLKTPERMAKAMQYLTQGYGLDAKAILNGAKFTEAYSEMVIVKDIELYSMCEHHMLPFFGKAHVAYIPNGYITGLSKIARVVDVFSRRMQVQERLTHQILDAIQETLEPQGVAVVIEAQHLCMMMRGVSKQNSVTTTSAFSGQFEHAATRAEFMKLISSDLISRR; encoded by the coding sequence ATGGCTTACAAGAAGGAAGAATCATTCGACGAGAAAGTTACAGCCGGATTAATAGAGAACTACAGGGGCGCGATTGAATTATTGGGAGAAGATCCGGAAAGGGAAGGGTTACTCAAAACCCCGGAACGTATGGCAAAAGCCATGCAGTACCTCACACAGGGTTATGGCCTGGATGCTAAAGCTATCCTTAACGGAGCTAAGTTCACAGAGGCTTACAGCGAAATGGTGATTGTGAAGGATATTGAATTGTACTCCATGTGCGAGCATCATATGTTACCCTTTTTCGGGAAAGCACATGTTGCGTACATCCCTAATGGTTATATCACCGGCCTAAGCAAGATTGCCAGGGTGGTGGATGTATTCTCCCGCCGCATGCAGGTACAGGAGCGTTTAACGCACCAGATCCTGGATGCCATCCAGGAAACACTGGAACCTCAGGGCGTGGCAGTGGTGATCGAAGCACAGCATCTTTGCATGATGATGCGCGGCGTATCCAAGCAGAACTCCGTTACTACTACTTCTGCATTCAGCGGTCAGTTTGAACATGCTGCCACCCGTGCAGAATTCATGAAACTGATCAGTTCAGACCTGATCAGCAGAAGATAG
- a CDS encoding 6-pyruvoyl trahydropterin synthase family protein yields the protein MIYLTRVEHFNAAHKLFNPHWSKEQNLEVFGKCANDNWHGHNYDLHVTVKGNPDPETGFVFNAKTLGVLIKDLIIEKMDHKNLNLDVDFMAGKFTSAENVAIAIWEQLEKALPETVQLHCIKLHETAKIYVEYFGGK from the coding sequence ATGATCTATTTAACGCGCGTGGAGCATTTTAATGCGGCACACAAGTTATTCAACCCGCATTGGAGCAAGGAACAGAACCTGGAAGTATTTGGCAAATGTGCAAATGACAACTGGCATGGGCATAATTATGACCTGCATGTAACCGTTAAAGGCAACCCTGACCCGGAAACAGGTTTCGTATTCAATGCCAAAACATTAGGCGTGCTCATCAAAGACCTCATTATCGAGAAGATGGACCATAAGAACCTGAACCTGGATGTAGATTTCATGGCAGGTAAATTCACTTCTGCAGAGAATGTGGCTATCGCCATCTGGGAACAACTGGAAAAGGCACTGCCGGAAACAGTGCAGCTACATTGTATTAAACTGCACGAAACTGCCAAGATCTACGTAGAGTACTTCGGAGGCAAATAA
- the mqnB gene encoding futalosine hydrolase, translated as MKVLVTAATQPEIKPLMSWLEQEVTIKGQIEVEVMVTGIGMFSTAYHLGKYFAKKQPDLAIQAGIAGSFQHSWPIGETVVIAQEVLGDLGVEDNDQYKDLFDIGLWNTDMPPFTHNYLPNTSPLGQHLRRAKGVTVNLVSGSAATIARLEEKYRPDIESMEGAAFHYCCLMENIPFLQLRTISNYVEVRDKSKWNIPLAVTNLNNTLLALLQEIK; from the coding sequence ATGAAAGTACTTGTCACAGCCGCTACACAGCCAGAGATCAAACCTTTGATGAGCTGGCTGGAGCAAGAAGTTACAATAAAAGGACAAATTGAGGTGGAGGTGATGGTCACAGGGATCGGGATGTTCAGTACGGCATATCACCTCGGTAAGTATTTTGCGAAAAAACAGCCGGATCTGGCCATACAAGCGGGTATTGCCGGTAGTTTCCAACATAGCTGGCCTATCGGGGAAACCGTGGTCATAGCACAGGAAGTACTGGGAGACCTGGGGGTGGAAGATAACGATCAGTATAAGGACCTTTTTGATATTGGGTTATGGAACACTGATATGCCCCCCTTTACACATAATTATTTACCCAATACATCTCCATTGGGGCAGCATCTGCGCAGAGCGAAGGGAGTTACCGTGAATTTGGTAAGCGGTTCCGCAGCCACCATTGCCCGGCTGGAAGAAAAGTACCGGCCTGATATTGAAAGTATGGAGGGCGCCGCCTTTCATTATTGCTGTTTGATGGAGAACATCCCTTTTTTACAACTCCGCACTATTTCCAATTATGTGGAAGTGCGGGACAAAAGCAAATGGAATATTCCGCTTGCAGTAACCAATCTGAATAATACACTCCTTGCGTTATTGCAGGAGATAAAATAA
- a CDS encoding 1,4-dihydroxy-6-naphthoate synthase: MRLTLGFSPCPNDTFIFDALVNQKIGTEGFSFDTKLEDVETLNQWALQGKLDITKLSFAAGLKVADRYKLLNSGSALGRGCGPLLIARKDIPLAAIKDLTIAIPGENTTANLLFSIAFPGASQKKIMLFSEIENAVLNGDVDAGVIIHENRFTYQLKGLVKLIDLGEFWEATTGQPIPLGGIFIRKDIPEAVQQKVDELIHTSLEHAFAGYPALSSYVTDHAQEMDEQVMRQHIDLYVNQFSLDLGEEGRIAVEKLKEMAGK, translated from the coding sequence ATGCGTCTGACATTAGGATTTTCACCCTGCCCGAACGATACCTTCATTTTCGATGCACTGGTGAATCAAAAAATAGGAACGGAAGGATTTAGTTTTGACACGAAGTTGGAGGATGTGGAAACCCTCAACCAATGGGCTTTACAAGGCAAGCTGGATATTACAAAGCTCAGCTTCGCGGCGGGGCTCAAAGTAGCTGATAGATACAAACTGCTGAACAGCGGCAGTGCTCTTGGCCGTGGTTGCGGACCATTGCTGATTGCCAGGAAAGATATTCCCCTTGCAGCAATAAAAGACCTTACCATTGCTATTCCCGGAGAGAACACAACGGCTAATCTTCTCTTCAGTATTGCGTTTCCTGGTGCCTCGCAAAAAAAGATCATGCTGTTCTCTGAAATAGAAAATGCTGTTTTAAACGGGGATGTTGATGCCGGCGTGATCATTCATGAAAACCGTTTTACTTACCAGTTGAAGGGTTTGGTAAAGCTGATAGACCTGGGAGAATTCTGGGAGGCTACAACAGGGCAGCCCATTCCACTGGGTGGTATTTTTATCCGTAAAGACATTCCGGAAGCTGTACAACAGAAGGTGGATGAATTGATCCATACCAGCCTTGAGCATGCTTTCGCCGGATATCCTGCATTATCTTCCTATGTAACGGATCATGCGCAGGAAATGGATGAACAGGTGATGCGGCAGCATATTGACCTTTACGTAAATCAATTCAGTCTTGATCTGGGGGAAGAAGGAAGGATTGCAGTGGAGAAGTTAAAAGAGATGGCGGGGAAGTGA
- a CDS encoding cryptochrome/photolyase family protein — protein MVVLCWLRRDLRLSDQAALYHALRSGIPVVPVFVFDTNILNDLEDRTDKRLQFIHDTLEQLQQQLIQSASSLDVFYGTPEEAFIHWTKRYKVKAVFTNHDYEPYARERDAAIEKQLKTLNIPFHTYKDQVIFEKNEVLKDNGEPYTVFTPYSKKWKAKLNDFYLKPYPAKDNFYRQQPLPIPALKDMGFEITDSSFPGTDREDALIRHYDQTRDFPAVDGTTRLSVHLRFGTISIRALAQRARKLNEVFLNELIWRDFYQMILWHFPQVVHQSFRKEYDAIAWRNNEKEFQRWCDGQTGYPIVDAGMRELNATGYMHNRVRMIVASFLTKHLLIDWRWGEAYFAKKLLDYDLAANNGGWQWAAGSGCDAAPYFRVFNPALQTQKFDKDLQYIRKWVPEVDDLTYILPIVQHEVARKRALEVYGKALKK, from the coding sequence ATGGTTGTACTTTGCTGGCTCCGCCGCGATCTCAGGCTTTCTGACCAGGCAGCTTTATATCATGCCTTACGCAGCGGTATACCGGTTGTGCCGGTTTTTGTTTTTGACACGAACATTCTCAATGATCTGGAAGACCGCACGGATAAGCGATTGCAGTTCATCCACGATACACTGGAGCAATTGCAGCAACAACTAATACAAAGCGCCAGCTCACTGGATGTTTTCTATGGTACGCCGGAAGAAGCCTTTATACACTGGACCAAACGTTACAAAGTAAAAGCTGTTTTCACCAATCATGATTACGAACCTTATGCCCGTGAACGGGATGCTGCTATAGAAAAGCAATTGAAGACCCTGAACATCCCCTTTCATACATACAAGGACCAGGTGATCTTTGAAAAGAATGAAGTGTTGAAAGATAACGGGGAACCATATACGGTATTTACACCCTATAGCAAAAAGTGGAAGGCAAAGCTGAATGATTTTTATCTCAAACCTTACCCGGCAAAGGATAATTTTTACAGACAACAACCCTTGCCTATTCCCGCTCTTAAAGACATGGGGTTTGAAATAACAGACAGCAGTTTTCCTGGAACTGATAGAGAGGATGCCCTCATCCGCCATTATGATCAAACTAGGGATTTCCCCGCTGTGGATGGTACTACAAGGTTGAGCGTACACCTGCGTTTTGGTACCATCAGTATCAGGGCTTTAGCACAGAGGGCACGTAAGCTGAATGAAGTATTTCTGAATGAATTGATCTGGCGCGATTTTTACCAGATGATCCTATGGCATTTTCCGCAGGTGGTGCATCAGTCTTTCAGGAAAGAATATGATGCAATTGCATGGCGTAATAATGAAAAGGAATTTCAGCGCTGGTGCGATGGGCAAACCGGCTATCCAATTGTAGATGCAGGAATGAGGGAACTGAATGCAACAGGTTATATGCATAACCGGGTGCGGATGATCGTAGCCAGTTTTCTGACCAAACATCTGCTGATAGACTGGCGTTGGGGGGAAGCATATTTTGCGAAGAAGTTATTGGATTACGATCTGGCTGCCAATAACGGAGGCTGGCAATGGGCTGCCGGCAGTGGTTGCGATGCTGCTCCTTATTTTCGTGTGTTCAATCCTGCCTTACAAACACAGAAATTTGATAAGGACCTGCAGTACATTCGCAAATGGGTGCCGGAAGTAGATGATCTCACTTATATTTTACCCATAGTACAACATGAAGTAGCACGCAAACGCGCACTGGAAGTATATGGTAAGGCATTAAAGAAATGA
- a CDS encoding aminotransferase class IV translates to MQLCYNGKFVASDKPLLTVDNRSFRYGDGCFETMKVYQGQLLLADLHFERLIASLHILHFHIPAHFSKEYFTGLIQELCRINGVSMLARVRLTVWRAGTGLYDPVDHTPHFIIQCWELPKHIFELNNAGLRLDVYPDATKSGDKLSNIKSNNCLPYIMGALYAKQQQLSEVLLLNARGRAADTTIANIFAVQDGKIYTPPLSEGCVCGVMRKYLLQADLPFKIEERPLTISDLQDAEEIFLTNAIYGIRWVGTFRKVSYGNATGAILHELLYESIL, encoded by the coding sequence ATGCAATTGTGTTATAACGGAAAATTCGTGGCGAGTGACAAGCCATTGCTCACCGTGGATAATCGCAGTTTTCGCTATGGCGACGGATGTTTTGAAACGATGAAAGTCTATCAGGGGCAACTGTTGTTAGCAGATCTTCATTTTGAAAGACTGATAGCGAGTTTGCATATCCTGCACTTTCACATTCCTGCGCATTTTTCCAAGGAGTACTTCACAGGCCTGATACAGGAACTCTGCCGCATAAACGGCGTGAGTATGCTGGCACGCGTAAGGCTTACCGTATGGCGCGCCGGTACCGGTTTGTACGACCCCGTTGATCATACGCCTCATTTCATTATCCAGTGCTGGGAACTTCCTAAACACATCTTTGAACTGAACAACGCCGGCTTAAGGCTGGACGTATATCCGGATGCTACCAAGTCCGGAGACAAATTGTCCAACATAAAATCCAATAACTGCCTGCCCTACATCATGGGCGCACTCTATGCCAAACAACAGCAGCTGAGTGAGGTATTGTTGTTGAATGCCCGTGGCCGTGCTGCTGATACTACCATTGCCAATATCTTCGCGGTACAGGATGGTAAGATCTATACACCGCCACTCAGCGAAGGCTGTGTTTGCGGCGTGATGCGCAAATACTTACTGCAGGCCGATCTCCCTTTTAAGATCGAAGAAAGACCACTCACTATTTCAGACCTCCAGGATGCGGAAGAAATTTTCCTCACTAATGCTATTTATGGCATCAGGTGGGTGGGAACATTCCGTAAAGTGAGCTATGGCAATGCAACAGGCGCTATCCTGCATGAACTGTTGTATGAATCTATCTTATAA